One window from the genome of Cyprinus carpio isolate SPL01 chromosome B1, ASM1834038v1, whole genome shotgun sequence encodes:
- the rims1b gene encoding regulating synaptic membrane exocytosis protein 1 isoform X7 yields the protein MSASVGAQSGPRPPTVPAPMPDMPDLSHLTEEERKVIMAVMVRQREEEEKEQAMLKTLHQQFESYKEQVRKIGVETKRQQAVHKDDAPTCGICRKTKFADGCGHLCSYCQTKFCARCGGRVSLRSNNEDKVCLIGKDRVMWVCNLCRKQQEILTKSGEWFSSGPGGRPLSVGAPLSVPELEKDRKLRSRSQAPVANDTLPPSAGAGDPTKGADTMPASRSRSEPPRDKKRPVSLHEQNGKVVGRGERRRGPGRLSSQASEDRAPGEKRDSRRLEKGHSQEYPENEPTHPERRRRQEEEERERQRREEEYQTRYRSDPNLARYPVKPQKEEQEMRMHAKVSKMRQERHHSDLAINEVGLMQDGSEAAGNRMSRQRVASNEDRKAFLENHRAYSVDRTGGGGIGGHGSLAKQGHGGPQVGPTGPPDLRDGKDWGPKGHLEPGSAAFLHRAKREKAAEIMRKDSSLSSDQSESLRPPPPRAYRPKRGLNKRQMSISSSEEEGGSTPEYTSCEDVEIESVSEKGDWDCHPLDPTVWHHPVSWQPSKEGDHLIGRITLSKRSTMPREAGSLLGLKVVGGKMTESGRLGAFITKVKKGSLADIVGHLRAGDEVLQWNGKALPGATKKEVYNIILESQSAPQVEIVVSRPIGDTPRLPGTSHPPLESTGSSSIDDSQKMDRPSISVMSPTSPGMLRDLPLVLPGQLSVKLWYDKVGHQLIVNVLQARELPPRPDGRPRNPYVKMYFLPDRSDKSKRRTKTVKKSAEPKWNQTFLYSHVHRRDFRERMLEITVWDQPRAQEEESEFLGEILIELETALLDDQPHWYKLQTHDVSSLPLPQPSPCLPRRHVHGDSPSKKLQTAERNSRDRERSSTLTVPERQAAIQHRSRSVSPHREDQCRARSRPAHVPMQRSLDEIHKNRHHSYSPSHYHDSHQEHRSGDSDYEYSEDSEVLEMHRSIRGGSAECLHTNSDLQPSLDRVRSASTTCLRPESNFHSSERESHFPSHRHSANLDRPSCQIADKKTIDGDRLQPTSILRGGRRMREPPLRPFGQSSLGGSCPNSPRADRELQHGGHYSPAGTIFLGGCCWELPQLPAKSSSIEQALAVEERARQLQMRVHSYRPGSSASSGHDPEAELKNRRDMYKDQKRSCDNMSARSSDSDMSDVSAISRASSASRLSATSYMSIQSERPHGRISRQVRASSGRSMLKSTSVSGDINTSERTDGSQSDTALGTVGTGAKKRRSSLNARFVAIVGNRRSRSTSQISQTEASSKKSKGSQGTIQRSQETGMAVELQRNMSRQPSRESNNGSMNSYNSEGSPIFPAVRVETQFSDFLDGLGPAQLVGRQTLATPAIGDIQIGMVNKKGQLEVEVIRARGLIQKPGSKSLPAPYVKVYLLHNGAYVAKKKTKIARKTLDPLYQQTLQFEESPQGKVLQVIVWGDYGRMDHKSFMGVAQILLEELDLSSNVIGWYKLFPPSSLVDPTLASLTRRASQSSLDSSPAPAGVRS from the exons GTGATGTGGGTATGTAACCTGTGCAGGAAACAGCAGGAAATCCTAACTAAATCAGGAGAATGGTTTTCATCAGGGCCTGGGGGGAGGCCTCTTAGTGTGGGCGCTCCCCTCAGTGTCCCTGAGTTGGAGAAGGACAGGAAGTTGCGCTCCAGATCACAGGCTCCGGTTGCTAACGACACTCTGCCACCCAGCGCTGGTGCTGGTGACCCCACCAAGGGAGCAGATACGATGCCCGCTTCACGCTCCCGCAGTGAACCACCACGAGACAA GAAGAGACCAGTGTCCCTGCACGAGCAGAATGGAAAGGTGGTGGGACGTGGAGAGAGAAGGCGAGGCCCAGGCCGGTTGTCATCACAGGCCTCTGAAGACCGAGCTCCAGGTGAGAAGCGTGACAGCAGACGATTGGAGAAAGGCCATTCGCAGGAATATCCAGAAAATGAGCCCACCCATCCCGAGCGGCGAAGgagacaggaagaggaagagcGAGAGCGTCAAAGACGAGAGGAAGAGTATCAGACTCGGTACCGCAGTGACCCAAACCTCGCACGCTACCCTGTCAAACCGCAGAAGGAGGAACAGGAAATGCGTATGCATGCCAAAGTGTCCAAAATGCGTCAGGAGCGTCATCACAGCGACCTAGCCATCAACGAAGTTGGATTAATGCAAGATGGGAGTGAGGCGGCTGGAAATCGCATGAGCAGGCAACGAGTGGCTAGCAACGAAGACCGCAAGGCCTTTTTAGAAAACCATCGAGCTTATTCTGTGGACAGGACCGGGGGGGGTGGCATTGGGGGACATGGATCCCTCGCTAAACAGGGCCACGGTGGCCCTCAAGTGGGCCCTACTGGGCCCCCAGACCTCAGGGACGGAAAGGACTGGGGCCCAAAGGGGCATCTGGAACCTGGGTCCGCAGCTTTTCTGCATAGGGCTAAGCGGGAAAAGGCTGCAGAAATCATGCGTAAAGATTCTTCTCTTAGCTCGGACCAATCTGAGTCATTACGGCCACCTCCACCTAGAGCCTATAGACCCAAACGAGGCCTCAACAAAAGACAGATGTCCATCAGTAGCTCGGAAGAAGAGGGTGGCTCCACTCCTGAATACACCAGCTGTGAGGACGTGGAGATCGAAAGTGTTAGTGAAAAAG GTGACTGGGACTGTCATCCTCTGGACCCAACTGTGTGGCAT CATCCAGTGAGCTGGCAGCCATCCAAAGAGGGAGATCATTTGATTGGCCGCATCACTCTAAGTAAGCGCTCCACCATGCCGCGAGAAGCCGGTTCTCTGCTGGGTCTGAAG GTGGTTGGTGGAAAAATGACAGAGTCAGGGAGACTGGGGGCCTTTATCACCAAAGTAAAGAAAGGAAGTTTGGCTGACATTGTAGGCCATTTACGAGCag GCGATGAGGTGTTACAGTGGAATGGAAAGGCGTTGCCTGGAGCAACTAAAAAGGAAGTGTACAATATTATTCTGGAGTCCCAGTCAGCACCTCAAGTGGAAATAGTTGTTTCCAGACCAATTGG AGATACTCCAAGACTTCCAGGAACATCACATCCTCCTCTAGAATCAA CTGGGTCGAGTTCTATAGATGATTCCCAAAAGATGGACCGTCCATCCATCTCTGTAATGTCACCGACTAGTCCTGGGATGTTGAGAGACCTCCCTCTGGTACTGCCAGGCCAGCTGTCG GTGAAATTATGGTATGATAAAGTGGGCCATCAGCTTATTGTCAATGTCCTACAAGCACGAGAACTGCCCCCTCGACCAGACGGACGACCCAGAAATCCttatgtcaaaatgtattttcttcctGATAGaag TGACAAGAGCAAGAGACGGACGAAAACGGTGAAGAAGAGTGCAGAGCCAAAGTGGAACCAGACCTTCCTGTATTCTCACGTCCACCGCAGAGATTTCAGAGAGCGCATGCTGGAGATCACTGTTTGGGATCAGCCCAGAGCCCAGGAGGAAGAGAGTGAATTTCTGGGAGAG ATTCTGATCGAGCTGGAAACAGCTCTATTGGATGACCAGCCACACTGGTACAAATTGCAAACCCATGATGTTTCATCCCTACCATTGCCTCAGCCATCCCCCTGCCTCCCTCGCAGACATGTTCATGGAGACAGTCCAAGTAAAAAACTGCAAA CAGCAGAGAGGAACtccagagacagagagaggtcaAGCACACTGACCGTACCTGAGAGACAGGCGGCCATACAGCATCGCTCGCGGTCAGTATCCCCACACAGAGAAGACCAATGCAGAGCCCGCTCTCGACCTGCACACGTCCCTATGCAGAG GAGTCTGGATGAGATCCACAAAAACCGCCATCATTCCTATTCTCCCTCTCACTACCACGACTCCCACCAGGAACATCGCTCCGGAGATTCTGACTATGAATATTCAGAGGACAG CGAGGTCCTGGAGATGCACAGATCAATCCGAGGTGGGAGTGCTGAGTGCCTGCATACAAACAG tgATCTTCAGCCTTCATTAGACAGAGTAAGAAGTGCCAGTACGACTTGTTTGAGACCAGAGTCAAACTTCCACTCATCTGAAAGAGAAAG TCATTTTCCATCTCACAGGCATTCTGCCAATTTGGATAGGCCAAGCTGTCAGATAGCTGACAAGAAAACCATTGATGGCGACAG ACTTCAGCCCACCTCTATCCTCAGGGGTGGCAGGAGGATGAGAGAGCCTCCCCTCAGGCCCTTTGGCCAGAGCAGCTTAGGGGGTTCCTGCCCTAACTCCCCACGAGCTGACAG AGAACTTCAGCATGGTGGACATTATTCCCCGGCAGGGActatttttttggggggatgtTGCTGGGAGCTGCCACAACTCCCTGCAAAGAGCAGCAGTATAGAGCAAG CACTAGCAGTGGAAGAGCGAGCTCGTCAGTTGCAAATGAGAGTACATTCCTATCGGCCAGGCTCTTCTGCCAGCTCTGGTCATGACCCAGAGGCAGAGCTCAAAAACAGGAGAGAT ATGTATAAGGATCAGAAGAGGAGTTGTGATAACATGTCTGCGAGGTCATCAGACAGTGACATGAGCGATGTATCAGCTATCTCCCGTGCCAGCAGTGCCTCACGGCTGAGCGCCACCAGCTACATGTCCATCCAGTCTGAGAGACCACATGGGAGAATCAG TCGACAAGTCAGAGCCTCATCTGGTCGAAGCATGCTAAAGAGCACAAGCGTTAGCGGTGACATCAACACGTCGGAGCGAACGGACGGCAGCCAGTCTGACACTGCCCTGGGAACAGTTGGAACCGGAGCGAAAAAGCGCCGCTCCAGCCTCAATGCTCGATTCGTTGCTATCGTGGGAAACCGTCGCAGCCGAAGCACCTCACAGATCAGTCAAACAG AGGCATCCAGTAAGAAGTCAAAGGGCAGTCAAGGGACGATCCAGCGCAGTCAGGAGACGGGAATGGCTGTGGAATTGCAGAGGAATATGAGTCGTCAACCCAGCCGTGAATCTAACAACGGAAGCATGAACAGCTACAACTCTGAGGGCAG TCCAATCTTCCCAGCAGTTCGAGTCGAGACTCAGTTCAGTGACTTCCTGGATGGACTGGGCCCTGCTCAACTAGTTGGTCGACAAACCCTTGCCACACCAGCAATTG GTGACATTCAGATTGGCATGGTGAATAAGAAAGGCCAGCTGGAGGTGGAGGTGATAAGAGCACGAGGTCTCATCCAAAAACCAGGGTCCAAATCACTCCCCG CTCCTTATGTCAAAGTCTATCTTCTACACAATGGGGCGTATGTAGCTAAGAAGAAGACAAAAATTGCACGCAAGACACTCGACCCGCTGTACCAGCAAACGCTGCAGTTTGAAGAAAGTCCACAGGGTAAAGTGTTACAA GTAATTGTATGGGGAGATTATGGACGAATGGACCACAAATCATTCATGGGAGTTGCACAAATCCTACTAGAGGAACTGGACCTCTCCAGCAACGTGATTGGCTGGTACAAACTTTTCCCGCCTTCTTCCCTAGTCGACCCAACTCTTGCCTCTCTAACTCGACGTGCTTCTCAGTCATCCCTGGACAGTTCGCCGGCACCTGCGGGGGTTCGATCGTAG
- the rims1b gene encoding regulating synaptic membrane exocytosis protein 1 isoform X1, which yields MSASVGAQSGPRPPTVPAPMPDMPDLSHLTEEERKVIMAVMVRQREEEEKEQAMLKTLHQQFESYKEQVRKIGVETKRQQAVHKDDAPTCGICRKTKFADGCGHLCSYCQTKFCARCGGRVSLRSNNEDKVCLIGKDRVMWVCNLCRKQQEILTKSGEWFSSGPGGRPLSVGAPLSVPELEKDRKLRSRSQAPVANDTLPPSAGAGDPTKGADTMPASRSRSEPPRDKKRPVSLHEQNGKVVGRGERRRGPGRLSSQASEDRAPGEKRDSRRLEKGHSQEYPENEPTHPERRRRQEEEERERQRREEEYQTRYRSDPNLARYPVKPQKEEQEMRMHAKVSKMRQERHHSDLAINEVGLMQDGSEAAGNRMSRQRVASNEDRKAFLENHRAYSVDRTGGGGIGGHGSLAKQGHGGPQVGPTGPPDLRDGKDWGPKGHLEPGSAAFLHRAKREKAAEIMRKDSSLSSDQSESLRPPPPRAYRPKRGLNKRQMSISSSEEEGGSTPEYTSCEDVEIESVSEKGDWDCHPLDPTVWHHPVSWQPSKEGDHLIGRITLSKRSTMPREAGSLLGLKVVGGKMTESGRLGAFITKVKKGSLADIVGHLRAGDEVLQWNGKALPGATKKEVYNIILESQSAPQVEIVVSRPIGDTPRLPGTSHPPLESTGSSSIDDSQKMDRPSISVMSPTSPGMLRDLPLVLPGQLSVKLWYDKVGHQLIVNVLQARELPPRPDGRPRNPYVKMYFLPDRSDKSKRRTKTVKKSAEPKWNQTFLYSHVHRRDFRERMLEITVWDQPRAQEEESEFLGEILIELETALLDDQPHWYKLQTHDVSSLPLPQPSPCLPRRHVHGDSPSKKLQRSHRIIETDYDDGITVVSSAAERNSRDRERSSTLTVPERQAAIQHRSRSVSPHREDQCRARSRPAHVPMQRSLDEIHKNRHHSYSPSHYHDSHQEHRSGDSDYEYSEDSEVLEMHRSIRGGSAECLHTNSDLQPSLDRVRSASTTCLRPESNFHSSERESHFPSHRHSANLDRPSCQIADKKTIDGDRLQPTSILRGGRRMREPPLRPFGQSSLGGSCPNSPRADRELQHGGHYSPAGTIFLGGCCWELPQLPAKSSSIEQALAVEERARQLQMRVHSYRPGSSASSGHDPEAELKNRRDMYKDQKRSCDNMSARSSDSDMSDVSAISRASSASRLSATSYMSIQSERPHGRISRQVRASSGRSMLKSTSVSGDINTSERTDGSQSDTALGTVGTGAKKRRSSLNARFVAIVGNRRSRSTSQISQTEASSKKSKGSQGTIQRSQETGMAVELQRNMSRQPSRESNNGSMNSYNSEGSPIFPAVRVETQFSDFLDGLGPAQLVGRQTLATPAIGDIQIGMVNKKGQLEVEVIRARGLIQKPGSKSLPAPYVKVYLLHNGAYVAKKKTKIARKTLDPLYQQTLQFEESPQGKVLQVIVWGDYGRMDHKSFMGVAQILLEELDLSSNVIGWYKLFPPSSLVDPTLASLTRRASQSSLDSSPAPAGVRS from the exons GTGATGTGGGTATGTAACCTGTGCAGGAAACAGCAGGAAATCCTAACTAAATCAGGAGAATGGTTTTCATCAGGGCCTGGGGGGAGGCCTCTTAGTGTGGGCGCTCCCCTCAGTGTCCCTGAGTTGGAGAAGGACAGGAAGTTGCGCTCCAGATCACAGGCTCCGGTTGCTAACGACACTCTGCCACCCAGCGCTGGTGCTGGTGACCCCACCAAGGGAGCAGATACGATGCCCGCTTCACGCTCCCGCAGTGAACCACCACGAGACAA GAAGAGACCAGTGTCCCTGCACGAGCAGAATGGAAAGGTGGTGGGACGTGGAGAGAGAAGGCGAGGCCCAGGCCGGTTGTCATCACAGGCCTCTGAAGACCGAGCTCCAGGTGAGAAGCGTGACAGCAGACGATTGGAGAAAGGCCATTCGCAGGAATATCCAGAAAATGAGCCCACCCATCCCGAGCGGCGAAGgagacaggaagaggaagagcGAGAGCGTCAAAGACGAGAGGAAGAGTATCAGACTCGGTACCGCAGTGACCCAAACCTCGCACGCTACCCTGTCAAACCGCAGAAGGAGGAACAGGAAATGCGTATGCATGCCAAAGTGTCCAAAATGCGTCAGGAGCGTCATCACAGCGACCTAGCCATCAACGAAGTTGGATTAATGCAAGATGGGAGTGAGGCGGCTGGAAATCGCATGAGCAGGCAACGAGTGGCTAGCAACGAAGACCGCAAGGCCTTTTTAGAAAACCATCGAGCTTATTCTGTGGACAGGACCGGGGGGGGTGGCATTGGGGGACATGGATCCCTCGCTAAACAGGGCCACGGTGGCCCTCAAGTGGGCCCTACTGGGCCCCCAGACCTCAGGGACGGAAAGGACTGGGGCCCAAAGGGGCATCTGGAACCTGGGTCCGCAGCTTTTCTGCATAGGGCTAAGCGGGAAAAGGCTGCAGAAATCATGCGTAAAGATTCTTCTCTTAGCTCGGACCAATCTGAGTCATTACGGCCACCTCCACCTAGAGCCTATAGACCCAAACGAGGCCTCAACAAAAGACAGATGTCCATCAGTAGCTCGGAAGAAGAGGGTGGCTCCACTCCTGAATACACCAGCTGTGAGGACGTGGAGATCGAAAGTGTTAGTGAAAAAG GTGACTGGGACTGTCATCCTCTGGACCCAACTGTGTGGCAT CATCCAGTGAGCTGGCAGCCATCCAAAGAGGGAGATCATTTGATTGGCCGCATCACTCTAAGTAAGCGCTCCACCATGCCGCGAGAAGCCGGTTCTCTGCTGGGTCTGAAG GTGGTTGGTGGAAAAATGACAGAGTCAGGGAGACTGGGGGCCTTTATCACCAAAGTAAAGAAAGGAAGTTTGGCTGACATTGTAGGCCATTTACGAGCag GCGATGAGGTGTTACAGTGGAATGGAAAGGCGTTGCCTGGAGCAACTAAAAAGGAAGTGTACAATATTATTCTGGAGTCCCAGTCAGCACCTCAAGTGGAAATAGTTGTTTCCAGACCAATTGG AGATACTCCAAGACTTCCAGGAACATCACATCCTCCTCTAGAATCAA CTGGGTCGAGTTCTATAGATGATTCCCAAAAGATGGACCGTCCATCCATCTCTGTAATGTCACCGACTAGTCCTGGGATGTTGAGAGACCTCCCTCTGGTACTGCCAGGCCAGCTGTCG GTGAAATTATGGTATGATAAAGTGGGCCATCAGCTTATTGTCAATGTCCTACAAGCACGAGAACTGCCCCCTCGACCAGACGGACGACCCAGAAATCCttatgtcaaaatgtattttcttcctGATAGaag TGACAAGAGCAAGAGACGGACGAAAACGGTGAAGAAGAGTGCAGAGCCAAAGTGGAACCAGACCTTCCTGTATTCTCACGTCCACCGCAGAGATTTCAGAGAGCGCATGCTGGAGATCACTGTTTGGGATCAGCCCAGAGCCCAGGAGGAAGAGAGTGAATTTCTGGGAGAG ATTCTGATCGAGCTGGAAACAGCTCTATTGGATGACCAGCCACACTGGTACAAATTGCAAACCCATGATGTTTCATCCCTACCATTGCCTCAGCCATCCCCCTGCCTCCCTCGCAGACATGTTCATGGAGACAGTCCAAGTAAAAAACTGCAAA GATCTCATCGCATCATTGAAACAGATTATGATGATGGTATAACGGTAGTGTCCTCAG CAGCAGAGAGGAACtccagagacagagagaggtcaAGCACACTGACCGTACCTGAGAGACAGGCGGCCATACAGCATCGCTCGCGGTCAGTATCCCCACACAGAGAAGACCAATGCAGAGCCCGCTCTCGACCTGCACACGTCCCTATGCAGAG GAGTCTGGATGAGATCCACAAAAACCGCCATCATTCCTATTCTCCCTCTCACTACCACGACTCCCACCAGGAACATCGCTCCGGAGATTCTGACTATGAATATTCAGAGGACAG CGAGGTCCTGGAGATGCACAGATCAATCCGAGGTGGGAGTGCTGAGTGCCTGCATACAAACAG tgATCTTCAGCCTTCATTAGACAGAGTAAGAAGTGCCAGTACGACTTGTTTGAGACCAGAGTCAAACTTCCACTCATCTGAAAGAGAAAG TCATTTTCCATCTCACAGGCATTCTGCCAATTTGGATAGGCCAAGCTGTCAGATAGCTGACAAGAAAACCATTGATGGCGACAG ACTTCAGCCCACCTCTATCCTCAGGGGTGGCAGGAGGATGAGAGAGCCTCCCCTCAGGCCCTTTGGCCAGAGCAGCTTAGGGGGTTCCTGCCCTAACTCCCCACGAGCTGACAG AGAACTTCAGCATGGTGGACATTATTCCCCGGCAGGGActatttttttggggggatgtTGCTGGGAGCTGCCACAACTCCCTGCAAAGAGCAGCAGTATAGAGCAAG CACTAGCAGTGGAAGAGCGAGCTCGTCAGTTGCAAATGAGAGTACATTCCTATCGGCCAGGCTCTTCTGCCAGCTCTGGTCATGACCCAGAGGCAGAGCTCAAAAACAGGAGAGAT ATGTATAAGGATCAGAAGAGGAGTTGTGATAACATGTCTGCGAGGTCATCAGACAGTGACATGAGCGATGTATCAGCTATCTCCCGTGCCAGCAGTGCCTCACGGCTGAGCGCCACCAGCTACATGTCCATCCAGTCTGAGAGACCACATGGGAGAATCAG TCGACAAGTCAGAGCCTCATCTGGTCGAAGCATGCTAAAGAGCACAAGCGTTAGCGGTGACATCAACACGTCGGAGCGAACGGACGGCAGCCAGTCTGACACTGCCCTGGGAACAGTTGGAACCGGAGCGAAAAAGCGCCGCTCCAGCCTCAATGCTCGATTCGTTGCTATCGTGGGAAACCGTCGCAGCCGAAGCACCTCACAGATCAGTCAAACAG AGGCATCCAGTAAGAAGTCAAAGGGCAGTCAAGGGACGATCCAGCGCAGTCAGGAGACGGGAATGGCTGTGGAATTGCAGAGGAATATGAGTCGTCAACCCAGCCGTGAATCTAACAACGGAAGCATGAACAGCTACAACTCTGAGGGCAG TCCAATCTTCCCAGCAGTTCGAGTCGAGACTCAGTTCAGTGACTTCCTGGATGGACTGGGCCCTGCTCAACTAGTTGGTCGACAAACCCTTGCCACACCAGCAATTG GTGACATTCAGATTGGCATGGTGAATAAGAAAGGCCAGCTGGAGGTGGAGGTGATAAGAGCACGAGGTCTCATCCAAAAACCAGGGTCCAAATCACTCCCCG CTCCTTATGTCAAAGTCTATCTTCTACACAATGGGGCGTATGTAGCTAAGAAGAAGACAAAAATTGCACGCAAGACACTCGACCCGCTGTACCAGCAAACGCTGCAGTTTGAAGAAAGTCCACAGGGTAAAGTGTTACAA GTAATTGTATGGGGAGATTATGGACGAATGGACCACAAATCATTCATGGGAGTTGCACAAATCCTACTAGAGGAACTGGACCTCTCCAGCAACGTGATTGGCTGGTACAAACTTTTCCCGCCTTCTTCCCTAGTCGACCCAACTCTTGCCTCTCTAACTCGACGTGCTTCTCAGTCATCCCTGGACAGTTCGCCGGCACCTGCGGGGGTTCGATCGTAG